The following is a genomic window from Gemmatimonadota bacterium.
TTCCGCCAGGGACGCGTCGCTTTCGATAAAGGCGTCGTAGAGCCGGGCGAGCATGCCGGCGGCCTGTTTGACCTGTGCGGGATCGGAGTAGAGCTTGTAGGCCAGTGAACGGGCCTGGTACGGAAGTAGCCCGAGCAGCGGGTCGACGGCCAGTTTGTGGATCTTCTCAGGCGTATCCCGGGCGACTTCCTCGATGTCGACGCCGCCCGCCGCGCTGACCATGAAAACCGCCCGCCGGGTCTGCCGGTCGAGGATGATCCCGACGTAGGCTTCGTGGTCGATCTCCACCGCTTCGGCCACGAGGACCTGCCGGACCGTCAGCCCTTTGATGTCCATGCCCAGGATCCGGCCCGCGACCTCGAAGGCCTCATCGGGCGTCGAGGCCAGTTTCACGCCGCCCGCCTTGCCCCGGCCGCCGACGTGCACCTGGGCCTTGACCACCACCCGCGTGCCGAGCTTTTCCGCGATACGCCGGGCTTCTTCGGGCGTCCGTGCCACCTCTTCCCTCGGGATCGCCATCCCGTGCCGGGCGAAGAGGCTCTTCGCCTGGAATTCGTGTATGTTCAACTTCCGCTCCTTTGCTTTTCCACCATGCCGCCCAGGGCGTCGATGCCCGGTTTGAGGGCCGCCGTCTCACCCGTCCTTACGTCTGCTTGCTCACCATGCCGCCCAGGGCGTCGAAGCCCGGTTTGAGGGACGGGTACATGGATTTGAAGATCCCGTAACACTCCTCGTAGCGTTCCGATGTCTCCGGGTCCGGTTCCGTACGGGACACGACGTCGACCAGGTCGTCCGCGGCTTCCTCGACCGTGTCGTACACGCCTGTGCCGACCGCGGCCAGGATGGCGGCACCGAAGGCGGGCCCTTCCTCGGCGTTCACGGTGACGACTTCCGCCCCGTAAACATCCGCCTGGATCTGCCGCCAGAGATCGCTCCGCGCGCCGCCGCCCGTGGAACGGACCTGTCCGACGGACAGCCCGAGTTCCCGCATGATTTCCATGGAGTCCCGCAGGGCGAAGGTCACGCCTTCCATCACGGAGCGGATCATGTGGGGGCGGCCGTGCCGTCCCGTGATGCCGATGAACGCGCCCCGTGCGTTGGCGTCCTTGTGGGGGGTGCGCTCGCCCATGAGGTAGGGGAGAAACACCAGGCCCTCGCTGCCCGCCGGCGCGCGGGCTGCCTGGGCCGTCAGCAACTCGTAAGGGTCGGTGTCCAACATCCGGGCCGCGCTGACCTCGACTTCACACAGCGTATTGCGCAGCCACTGGAAGGCGCCGCCCGCGAAGAGCGTTACCCCCATGAGGTACCACTTGTCGGGGACGCTGTGGCAGAAGGTGTGGACGCGCAGTTCCGGGTCCACGCGGACGTCGTCGGTGTGAGCGAAGACCACGCCCGAGGTACCCAGGCTGGCCAGGATCCGGCCGGAGCGGACGATGCCGGCGCCCACGGCGCCGCAGGTGTTGTCGGCCCCTCCCCCGACGACGGGCGTGCCGGGCTTCAGTCCCATATCCGCGGCCACTTCCTCGGTTACGCGGCCACAGACGTCGATGGATTCGAAGGTGGGCGGCAGGAATTCCGCGGGCAGGCCGATGGCGTCCAGCATGGCGCCGGACCATCTCCGCTCTCGTACGTCGAACAGCAGCGTGCCTGCGGCGTCGGAGACTTCCATGGCGTATTCGCCGGTCATACGGAATCGGATGTAGTCCTTCGGCAGCATGACCCGCCGGATGCGGTCATAGACATTCGGCTCGTGGTCGCGGACCCAGATCAGCTTAGGCGCGGTGAAGCCTTCGAGGGCGGGATTGGACACCCAGTCCACCAGGTTCTCCTCGCCCGCCTGTGCCGTGATCCAGCGGCACTGCTCGGACGTCCGCGTATCGCACCACAGGATGGAAGGCCGGAGCACCTCGTCCCGCTCGTCGAGCATGACCGAACTGTGCATCTGTCCCGAAAGGCCGATCCCGGCGATGGATTCGGCCGCTACGCCGGCGGCGCTCATGGCTTCGCGCACCGTATTCGATGCCGCGCGCCACCAGTCCGCCGGATCCTGTTCGGCCCAGTTGGGACGGGGCGTGTGCAGGGGGATCTCCTCGAAGGCCCGGGCCGCCAGCCCGCCCCGTTCGTCGACGATGATGGTCTTGATGCCCGAGGTGCCGATATCGATGCCGATCAGGTGTCTCATGAGTGGACCGATGTCTGTCTGTACCGTGCCTTTCCGTCACAAAAAAACCTGCGCAAGACCGCAGGAACGAGATGATTGGGACTGGAAGCCGGTTTCAACTCATGTAGGCGTGCAGCCGTACACTTCGGGACGTATGGCGCAATCGCCGGATCGCCCGTTCCTTGATCTGGCGCACCCTTTCCCGCGTCAGGCCGAACTGCTTTCCGATTTCGTCCAGGGTCATCGGCTTTTCCCGGTTGATCCCGAAATAGGAACGGATTACGGCGGCTTCGCGGTCCGTGAGCGTATTAAGGGCCCAGACGACTTCTTCTTTGAGCGACTTCTCCATGACCGGCGTTTCCGGCGACTCGATGGTCGTGTCCTCGATCACGTCGAGCAGGCGCCCTTCCTCGCCCGGTGAAAAAGGGGCGTCCAGCGAAAGGTGGGGGCTGAAGGTCCGCATGATGTCGACCACATCACGGTGGTCCAGCGACAACTTCCCCGCGATCTCGTGGGTCGTGGGCTCCCGGCCCAGTTCCTGTTTGAGACCCCGCACGACCTTGTTGATCCGTCGCAGTTCCTCGGCCCGGTTCAACGGAAGGCGGAAGATCCGGGACTGTCCGGCCAGGGCCTGCATGATCGCCTGCCGCACCCACCAGACCGCGTAGGAAATGAACTTGAAACCCTTGTGCTCGTCGTAGCGCTGGGCGGCCTTGATCAGGCCGATATTGCCCTCGTTGATCAGGTCGGACAGCGGCAGGCCCTGGTTCTGGTACTGCCTGGCCACCACGACGACGAACCGCAGGTTGGCCTGGATCAGCTTGTTTATGGCACCGTTCACCCCGTTGCGCGCGTCGCGCGCCAGCGCCATTTCCTCTTGCAGGTTCAATACCGGTATGGTCCTGATTTCTTTCAGGTAGGTATCGAGCGACCGGTCATCACCGGAATTACGTGATCCAACCCGGGAAACGTTGACTTCCGACTGGGCGGACTTGGGCATGAACGTTCTCCGGTACCAAGTGCAGACCGGTTGAAGACAGCCGGATGCTGTCCCGCCGAACTGTTTGTGGCAGCGGTTGTTGCGGAATCAGGTCGGTTAAAGGCGAACCGGCGACTGCGTGATACTTCCGGTTCTTTAGAAACTTACAAAACTATAATATTGGCCCGGTCGGGGCGTCAAGGTATTTTAAGGCAGATTCCGCAGTGAAGAAACTCCGGCCTAGAACACCCGTTTCTCGACGTTGTTACCGATATAGATATCCATCATCGTGGTCCGGTTGCCCCAGAAGTGATCCTGTCCCCACGAGTTGGGCTCGAGGCCTTTGAACCAGGGCTTGCGCAGGTCCAGCACGTGGGTGTGATAGATGAAAACGCCCCCCGCGTCTTCCACCAGGATGCGTTCCGCCTGCCCGTAGTACTCCATGCGCTTCGCCTCGTCCATGGTCGTTCCGCCGGCCTGCAGCAGACGGTCGAAGGCGTCGTTCTTCCAGTCGTGGCGGCCGTGGCCGACCGGTTGGGAATGCCAGACCTGGGACAGCATGTTGTCCGGATCGGGATAGTCGTACTGGTAGGGGATCAGACCGAAGGGAATGGAATACTGGTACATGTTGTCCATGTAGAGTCCGATTTCCTGGTTCCGGATCTCGACGCGCATGCCCAGGGTCTCCAGCAGCATGCCCTGGATCGCCTGGGCGATGCCCATCTGGGTCGGGTCCGCCTGTCGAAGCCAGAATTCAATCTCGGGCAGGCCCTTGCCGTTGGGATAGCCGGCTTCCGCGAGCAGGCGCTGCGCCTCCGGCGGGTCGTAACGTTGTACGTCATTCAGCAGATCGCCCGTGTATCCGGGGAAGTTGGGCGGCAGCATCGTATAGGCAGGTGTGCCGTGGCCCTGCAGGATGACCCGGCAGATGGTCTCGCGGTCGATGGCGTGGCCTACGGCCCGGCGGACCCGCACGTCGTCGAAGGGCGAGACCGCAGTCCGGAAGAAGAGGTACCAGGTCTGGAAATGGGCGTTGGAAGTCAGATCCCGAGTCAGATCGGGGCTGTTCTCGATCTCTCCCAGAAACTGGGCAAAGACCCCCTGTCGGTCGACCTCGTTGTTCTCGTAGGGCGTGATGCCGGGATGGGTCCCGGTGATGATGAACTTCAGCTTGATCCTCTCCAGGTAGCCCGGGTAAGGCCCGTTGTAATAGGGGTTCAGGTCGTAGGAGATGTACCGGTCGGTGATCCACTCATCCAGCCTGTAACTGTAGTTGCTGACCATGTTGCCCGGCTCGGTCCACCGGCGTCCGTGTTTCCGCACCTGCCAGGGCGGCACGGGCGCCGCGGAATTGTAGGCCATGATGTGGGGGAGAAAGGGGCAGGGGGCCTCGGCCTCGATCTCCAGGGTCAGGTCGTCGATGGCGCGCACGCCTACCGAGTCGGGATCGTTGATCTTGCCGTGGTTGAAGTCCCGCGCGTTCTTGATGTTATAGAAGAGAAAGGCGAAGACGTTGCCCTCGTCCGGGTCCAGGAACCGTTTGAAGGTGTACTCGAAATCGTGGGCGGTCACGTCCCGGCCGTCGCTCCAGCGTGCGCCTTCCCGGAGATGGAAGGTCCAGGTGCGCCCGTCCGCGGACGGCTCCCAGTGGTCGGCAGCTCCCGGAATAAGGATATCGTCGGCGTCGAACATGGTAAGTCGTGCGAACAGAGTGAGGGATCCGAAGTGCAACGCCTCTGCTGCAGGCAGCGGCCCC
Proteins encoded in this region:
- the xylB gene encoding xylulokinase, coding for MRHLIGIDIGTSGIKTIIVDERGGLAARAFEEIPLHTPRPNWAEQDPADWWRAASNTVREAMSAAGVAAESIAGIGLSGQMHSSVMLDERDEVLRPSILWCDTRTSEQCRWITAQAGEENLVDWVSNPALEGFTAPKLIWVRDHEPNVYDRIRRVMLPKDYIRFRMTGEYAMEVSDAAGTLLFDVRERRWSGAMLDAIGLPAEFLPPTFESIDVCGRVTEEVAADMGLKPGTPVVGGGADNTCGAVGAGIVRSGRILASLGTSGVVFAHTDDVRVDPELRVHTFCHSVPDKWYLMGVTLFAGGAFQWLRNTLCEVEVSAARMLDTDPYELLTAQAARAPAGSEGLVFLPYLMGERTPHKDANARGAFIGITGRHGRPHMIRSVMEGVTFALRDSMEIMRELGLSVGQVRSTGGGARSDLWRQIQADVYGAEVVTVNAEEGPAFGAAILAAVGTGVYDTVEEAADDLVDVVSRTEPDPETSERYEECYGIFKSMYPSLKPGFDALGGMVSKQT
- a CDS encoding RNA polymerase sigma factor RpoD/SigA — translated: MPKSAQSEVNVSRVGSRNSGDDRSLDTYLKEIRTIPVLNLQEEMALARDARNGVNGAINKLIQANLRFVVVVARQYQNQGLPLSDLINEGNIGLIKAAQRYDEHKGFKFISYAVWWVRQAIMQALAGQSRIFRLPLNRAEELRRINKVVRGLKQELGREPTTHEIAGKLSLDHRDVVDIMRTFSPHLSLDAPFSPGEEGRLLDVIEDTTIESPETPVMEKSLKEEVVWALNTLTDREAAVIRSYFGINREKPMTLDEIGKQFGLTRERVRQIKERAIRRLRHTSRSVRLHAYMS
- a CDS encoding peptide ABC transporter substrate-binding protein translates to GPLPAAEALHFGSLTLFARLTMFDADDILIPGAADHWEPSADGRTWTFHLREGARWSDGRDVTAHDFEYTFKRFLDPDEGNVFAFLFYNIKNARDFNHGKINDPDSVGVRAIDDLTLEIEAEAPCPFLPHIMAYNSAAPVPPWQVRKHGRRWTEPGNMVSNYSYRLDEWITDRYISYDLNPYYNGPYPGYLERIKLKFIITGTHPGITPYENNEVDRQGVFAQFLGEIENSPDLTRDLTSNAHFQTWYLFFRTAVSPFDDVRVRRAVGHAIDRETICRVILQGHGTPAYTMLPPNFPGYTGDLLNDVQRYDPPEAQRLLAEAGYPNGKGLPEIEFWLRQADPTQMGIAQAIQGMLLETLGMRVEIRNQEIGLYMDNMYQYSIPFGLIPYQYDYPDPDNMLSQVWHSQPVGHGRHDWKNDAFDRLLQAGGTTMDEAKRMEYYGQAERILVEDAGGVFIYHTHVLDLRKPWFKGLEPNSWGQDHFWGNRTTMMDIYIGNNVEKRVF